From the genome of Sulfitobacter sp. DSM 110093, one region includes:
- a CDS encoding pseudoazurin — translation MRLLTALIIFPPSIGYAETHDVKMLTCGDTGAMVYEPAHLQIAPGDTVRFQPAQHGHNAASISEMLPDGAERFIGKIDEEVSVSFGIEGRYGIKCSPHYAMGMVMIVDVGEVDDAAPLPSALPTRARARMSELLGP, via the coding sequence ATGCGACTTCTGACCGCACTGATCATCTTTCCGCCGTCCATTGGATACGCCGAAACCCATGATGTGAAAATGCTCACGTGCGGAGACACCGGCGCGATGGTCTACGAGCCCGCCCATCTGCAGATCGCCCCCGGCGACACGGTCCGTTTCCAGCCAGCACAGCACGGCCACAACGCCGCGTCCATTTCCGAGATGTTGCCCGACGGTGCCGAACGCTTCATTGGGAAAATCGACGAAGAGGTCTCGGTCAGCTTCGGGATAGAGGGACGCTATGGCATCAAGTGCTCGCCGCATTACGCTATGGGGATGGTAATGATCGTCGATGTGGGAGAGGTTGATGACGCAGCGCCCCTGCCGTCTGCGTTGCCTACCCGTGCGCGAGCGCGGATGTCGGAGCTTCTTGGTCCATGA
- a CDS encoding ABC transporter ATP-binding protein, which translates to MRIEVQALSARVHRTPLLQDITLRIEPGELFGLIGPNGSGKSTLMRCLAGLHRASVGRVLAEGADLVRIPARTRAQRIAFVEQQADTTDRLTVLEAVKLGRTPYLSPLRGWRGADDAAVSDALGAVEMTAFADRLWHTLSGGERQRVHIARALAQTPDLLLLDEPTNHLDIRHQLSLMELVGSLPITRVVALHDLNQATACDRIGVLSGGRLFATGSPTEVLSEPLLAEVFGVAAMRHSAPDGSPRLHFSHAL; encoded by the coding sequence ATGAGGATAGAGGTGCAGGCCCTGTCGGCGCGTGTGCATCGCACGCCGCTCCTTCAGGACATCACTCTCCGGATCGAACCTGGAGAGCTGTTCGGCCTGATCGGCCCCAACGGATCGGGCAAGTCGACGCTGATGCGCTGTCTGGCCGGGCTGCATCGGGCTTCCGTCGGGCGCGTCTTGGCTGAAGGTGCGGACCTTGTAAGGATTCCGGCTCGGACGCGCGCGCAACGCATCGCCTTCGTTGAGCAGCAAGCCGACACGACGGATCGCCTGACCGTCCTCGAAGCAGTTAAACTGGGGCGGACGCCCTACCTCTCGCCTCTGCGCGGGTGGCGCGGGGCCGACGATGCTGCGGTGTCGGACGCCCTTGGCGCGGTGGAGATGACCGCATTCGCCGATCGCCTCTGGCATACCCTCTCGGGCGGCGAACGGCAGCGCGTCCACATCGCCCGTGCGCTTGCGCAGACACCCGATCTCCTCCTGCTCGACGAGCCCACCAACCACCTCGACATCCGCCATCAGCTTTCGCTCATGGAGCTGGTCGGGAGCCTGCCGATAACCCGCGTCGTCGCGCTGCACGATCTGAATCAGGCCACGGCCTGCGACCGTATCGGGGTGCTCAGCGGTGGTCGCCTTTTCGCCACCGGCTCCCCGACCGAAGTTTTAAGCGAGCCGCTGCTTGCCGAAGTTTTCGGCGTGGCGGCCATGCGCCATTCGGCTCCGGACGGATCGCCACGCCTCCACTTTTCTCATGCTCTGTAA
- a CDS encoding iron ABC transporter permease: MTMVAAQPRVAPLRGLWGAPLILGLTILAGTAIGETRLPFVTVLQTLANHLWGASYPVDGIEAGIIWSYRLPRAIVAACCGAGLALTGVVLQALLRNPLADPYLMGLSAGASTGAVLVTVAGVGGGVISMSFGALTGALLAFGCVVVLAHAVSGGAGGGLATQAAAAIILAGIAGSQMFNALTAFTIARSANAEQARGIMFWLMGNLSGIRWEDVMACTLVSLAGVGLCLWHRRGLDAFTFGADGAASLGINVPALRGSLITATAIMVGVLVSKVGAIGFVGLVVPHAMRFLVGTRHDRLVPASALAGAVFLVAADVISRVIVPGQVLPIGVVTALVGAPAFALILVRGARR, from the coding sequence ATGACGATGGTGGCCGCGCAGCCACGGGTCGCGCCGCTGCGCGGCCTGTGGGGGGCGCCCCTGATCCTCGGTCTCACCATTCTCGCCGGGACCGCTATCGGCGAAACACGGCTGCCGTTCGTCACCGTCCTTCAAACGCTGGCGAACCACCTTTGGGGCGCGAGCTATCCCGTGGACGGGATCGAGGCGGGGATCATTTGGAGCTATCGCCTCCCTCGGGCCATCGTTGCCGCCTGTTGCGGTGCGGGGCTGGCGCTGACAGGTGTCGTGCTTCAGGCGCTCTTGCGCAATCCGCTGGCCGATCCCTACCTCATGGGTCTTTCGGCGGGAGCCTCGACCGGCGCGGTTCTGGTAACGGTTGCGGGCGTCGGCGGCGGCGTGATTTCCATGTCGTTCGGGGCACTGACCGGTGCGCTTCTCGCATTCGGCTGCGTCGTGGTCCTGGCCCATGCTGTGAGCGGAGGGGCGGGGGGCGGCCTTGCCACACAGGCTGCGGCCGCGATTATCCTTGCGGGCATTGCCGGATCGCAGATGTTCAACGCCCTGACGGCCTTCACCATTGCCCGCTCGGCCAATGCCGAGCAGGCGCGCGGCATCATGTTTTGGCTGATGGGCAACCTCTCGGGCATTCGATGGGAAGATGTTATGGCCTGTACGTTGGTCTCCCTTGCTGGGGTGGGCCTTTGCCTCTGGCACCGGCGCGGGCTTGATGCCTTCACCTTCGGGGCGGACGGCGCGGCGTCGCTCGGGATCAACGTACCAGCACTGCGCGGTAGCCTGATCACCGCGACCGCGATCATGGTCGGCGTTCTCGTCTCGAAGGTGGGGGCAATCGGCTTTGTCGGGCTGGTCGTTCCCCATGCTATGCGGTTTCTCGTAGGCACGCGCCACGACCGCTTAGTGCCCGCATCTGCCCTGGCCGGGGCAGTGTTCCTCGTCGCGGCCGATGTGATCAGCCGCGTTATAGTCCCGGGTCAGGTCCTCCCCATCGGAGTGGTGACTGCGCTCGTCGGCGCCCCGGCCTTTGCGCTGATCCTCGTTCGAGGTGCGCGGCGATGA
- a CDS encoding ABC transporter substrate-binding protein, giving the protein MRQTLIAATLVASAALPLQAQGTNYPLKLTNCGVEISFDAAPDSAVTIGQSATEILYSLGLAPKVAGTSVWFNPVLPKFAEVNAEIERLADNDPSFESVVAKKPGLIAVQYEWHVGESGIVGTRDMFHDIGIPTYIMPADCDTKDNSTGGDGTRTGAFETASVYKGIRELSEIFDVQDAGKTLVAELEAVEAEAIARAEGVDLPDNLSAVFWFSSADLEIDPYVAGRLGAPGYMMDALGIENVIASDEEWPTVGWESIARADPDVIVIAYMDRRRFPADDVEKKLEFLRNDAVASQMTAVQEGRIVQIDAHAMSATMRSIYGLETLSEALSEMSFE; this is encoded by the coding sequence ATGAGACAGACCTTGATTGCAGCCACTTTGGTGGCCAGCGCCGCACTTCCCCTGCAAGCGCAGGGAACAAACTATCCCCTTAAACTTACGAATTGTGGTGTCGAAATATCCTTCGACGCCGCTCCGGACAGTGCCGTGACCATTGGCCAGTCTGCGACAGAGATCCTCTATTCTCTTGGCCTCGCGCCAAAGGTCGCGGGCACTTCGGTCTGGTTCAACCCGGTTCTGCCTAAATTCGCCGAAGTTAACGCGGAGATTGAGCGGCTGGCGGACAACGATCCCAGCTTTGAAAGCGTAGTTGCGAAAAAGCCCGGCCTGATCGCCGTGCAATACGAATGGCACGTCGGCGAAAGCGGGATCGTGGGGACGCGCGATATGTTCCACGACATCGGCATCCCCACCTACATCATGCCGGCCGATTGTGACACCAAGGACAATTCCACCGGCGGGGACGGCACGCGGACGGGCGCCTTCGAGACGGCGTCCGTCTACAAAGGCATCCGGGAGTTGTCAGAGATTTTTGACGTGCAGGACGCGGGCAAAACGCTGGTCGCAGAACTCGAGGCCGTCGAGGCCGAAGCGATCGCCCGGGCCGAAGGGGTCGATTTGCCGGACAACCTGTCGGCGGTGTTCTGGTTCTCCTCCGCCGATCTTGAGATCGACCCTTACGTGGCAGGGCGGCTCGGCGCGCCGGGCTACATGATGGACGCTCTCGGTATCGAAAACGTCATCGCCTCGGACGAGGAATGGCCGACAGTCGGCTGGGAAAGCATCGCCCGCGCTGATCCGGACGTCATCGTCATCGCCTATATGGATCGCCGCCGCTTTCCGGCCGATGATGTCGAGAAAAAGCTGGAGTTCCTACGCAACGATGCAGTCGCAAGCCAAATGACGGCTGTTCAAGAGGGGCGGATCGTGCAGATCGACGCCCATGCGATGAGCGCGACGATGCGCTCGATCTACGGGCTGGAGACGCTGTCCGAGGCGCTCTCGGAGATGTCGTTCGAATGA
- the yghX gene encoding YghX family hydrolase, producing the protein MDDQSPQRRLTAADFDQELLDLYDYYAHGKISKREFLDRAGKWAVGGLTAAAVLNTLTPNYALAQQVAEDDDDIVGEDIIYQSPNGTGDITAYLARPAKADPDQPPAAVLVVHENRGLNPYIRDVVRRLAKAGFIAMGPDGLSSLGGYPGSDDEGRDMQRSLDGEALLNDFFAGFEYLQTLDGTNGKVGATGFCYGGGVVSKLAVAYPEMAAGVPFYGAAPDAAQVAQIEAPLMIQLAALDQRINAMWPDFQKALEENDKRYEAHIYPKVNHGFHNDTTPRYDEAAAKLAEARMIAWFRTYLAG; encoded by the coding sequence ATGGATGACCAGAGCCCTCAGCGCCGCCTGACCGCGGCCGACTTCGATCAAGAGCTTCTTGACCTTTATGATTACTACGCGCATGGCAAGATTTCGAAGCGCGAGTTTCTCGATCGTGCGGGAAAATGGGCTGTGGGCGGGCTGACTGCCGCCGCCGTTCTCAATACGCTTACCCCCAACTACGCGCTGGCCCAGCAGGTGGCAGAGGATGATGACGATATTGTAGGTGAAGACATTATCTACCAAAGCCCGAACGGCACTGGAGATATCACGGCCTATTTGGCCCGTCCGGCAAAGGCCGACCCCGATCAGCCGCCGGCGGCGGTGCTGGTGGTCCACGAGAACCGCGGCCTCAACCCCTACATCCGCGATGTAGTCCGGCGCTTGGCTAAGGCGGGCTTCATTGCCATGGGCCCGGACGGCCTATCTTCCTTAGGCGGTTATCCTGGCAGTGACGACGAGGGCCGTGATATGCAACGAAGCCTCGACGGCGAAGCCTTGCTTAACGATTTTTTTGCGGGGTTCGAATATCTCCAGACGCTGGACGGCACCAACGGCAAGGTCGGCGCAACGGGTTTCTGCTACGGCGGGGGCGTCGTCAGCAAGCTGGCCGTAGCCTATCCGGAGATGGCTGCGGGTGTCCCATTCTACGGAGCGGCTCCTGACGCTGCACAGGTCGCGCAGATCGAGGCACCGCTGATGATCCAGCTTGCCGCACTCGACCAACGCATCAACGCTATGTGGCCAGATTTCCAGAAGGCTCTGGAAGAAAACGACAAGCGATATGAAGCGCATATCTATCCTAAGGTGAACCACGGTTTCCATAATGACACGACGCCGCGCTACGATGAAGCCGCTGCCAAGCTCGCTGAGGCACGCATGATAGCTTGGTTCCGCACCTATCTTGCAGGCTAA
- a CDS encoding DUF1499 domain-containing protein produces MKHTGKIAMLIAVAGLICVTLILFGARLGLWQPIVGFGLYRTYFNAIGAGIFSVGLFALAIHFGRGEKGWAAVGGVVALLGLVFLFPLISSTVNPQPRAAPIHDITTDTANPPAFEVLDETRAGARNTLEYGGAEVADQQATAYPDIAPLQTPLTANAAFERALEVAGKMGWEIVATAPSRHRFEATARTSVFYFADDIVVAVIPAEDGSRVDMRGVSRVGGSDQGVNADRIRTFQQQFQKD; encoded by the coding sequence TTGAAACATACTGGAAAAATCGCGATGTTGATTGCAGTGGCGGGTTTAATCTGCGTCACACTGATCTTGTTCGGTGCGCGCTTGGGGCTTTGGCAGCCGATCGTAGGGTTCGGACTTTACCGAACCTACTTCAACGCAATCGGTGCGGGTATCTTCAGTGTGGGCCTTTTCGCTTTGGCCATTCACTTCGGCCGCGGTGAGAAGGGTTGGGCGGCGGTCGGCGGTGTGGTCGCGCTGCTCGGGCTGGTGTTTCTATTTCCCCTCATCTCAAGCACCGTGAACCCCCAACCGCGCGCCGCGCCAATTCACGACATCACAACCGATACGGCCAATCCTCCGGCCTTTGAAGTGCTGGATGAGACCCGCGCGGGCGCCCGCAATACGCTGGAATACGGTGGTGCGGAAGTGGCTGACCAACAAGCGACGGCTTATCCCGACATCGCGCCACTTCAGACACCACTGACCGCGAATGCTGCCTTTGAGCGGGCGCTGGAAGTGGCTGGTAAAATGGGGTGGGAAATCGTCGCGACCGCCCCGAGCCGCCATCGGTTCGAGGCCACCGCGCGCACCTCAGTATTCTATTTCGCCGATGACATTGTCGTTGCAGTTATCCCTGCCGAGGACGGTAGCCGCGTGGATATGCGCGGCGTCTCACGGGTGGGGGGCAGTGACCAAGGTGTCAACGCCGATCGAATACGTACTTTCCAACAACAGTTCCAAAAGGATTGA
- a CDS encoding efflux transporter outer membrane subunit, translating into MKPYYLVLGLLVAGCAVGTDYQRPEVSMETRFVGGNAEEIGAVATQQWWLNYKDSILTSFVARGLAQNLDVIAAGERIRQAQAELRTTGVNAAADGSLTGSVAASGGDGISGTTTVESGSLGASFVIDLFGSIRREREAAVASLTAARAEEETVRLAWLAELIAAYSDARYYQEAMALTRTAIATREETVSITRSQFNAGAATEYEVAEARALLSTARADLPQFAALFDANVYAIATLLNEPAGPIKAQMQKGAPQLSSPGNARTGVPADLLRNRPDVRSAEADLAAAVAEVGVAEAALYPALSLSGTVGRTESADAWSFGPQLSLPVFNQGLLKASRDAQLSVARQAEIAWRASINEAVEDVQVAQSNLSRARQRAQLLRTAASDYRRALTLAQENYRNGAITLLNLLETDRNTNAARISAASATNEAAQAWATLKIATGSGAAVTGQPNN; encoded by the coding sequence GTGAAACCTTACTATCTCGTACTGGGTCTGCTCGTCGCGGGCTGTGCTGTCGGGACCGATTACCAGCGGCCCGAAGTGTCCATGGAAACCCGGTTTGTCGGTGGCAATGCTGAAGAAATTGGCGCGGTAGCCACCCAGCAGTGGTGGCTGAACTATAAAGACTCGATCCTTACGAGTTTCGTTGCACGGGGTCTTGCCCAGAACCTTGATGTGATCGCTGCGGGTGAGAGGATACGCCAAGCGCAGGCCGAGTTGCGTACAACCGGGGTCAATGCAGCGGCGGACGGATCGCTGACCGGTTCGGTGGCGGCATCCGGTGGCGATGGAATAAGCGGGACAACTACCGTCGAAAGCGGGTCTTTGGGCGCCTCATTTGTGATCGATCTGTTTGGCAGCATCCGGCGCGAGCGCGAGGCCGCTGTCGCCTCTCTCACTGCCGCCCGCGCCGAAGAGGAAACCGTTCGTCTTGCATGGCTGGCCGAACTGATCGCCGCCTATTCCGACGCGCGCTATTACCAAGAGGCGATGGCCTTGACACGCACCGCCATCGCCACGCGCGAAGAAACGGTGAGCATCACCCGAAGCCAGTTCAATGCGGGCGCGGCCACCGAATACGAAGTGGCCGAAGCGCGGGCCTTGCTGTCGACGGCGCGGGCCGATTTGCCGCAGTTCGCCGCCCTGTTTGACGCAAATGTCTACGCCATCGCGACTTTGCTGAACGAACCGGCGGGTCCGATCAAAGCGCAGATGCAAAAAGGCGCACCGCAACTTTCCAGCCCCGGGAATGCCCGCACCGGTGTACCTGCTGACCTGCTTCGCAATCGCCCCGATGTGCGCAGCGCCGAGGCCGATTTGGCCGCGGCCGTTGCCGAAGTGGGCGTTGCCGAAGCGGCGCTTTACCCGGCGTTGTCTCTGTCCGGAACGGTGGGCCGTACCGAGTCGGCTGATGCGTGGAGTTTCGGGCCTCAATTGTCCCTCCCTGTGTTCAATCAAGGCCTGCTGAAAGCCAGCCGCGACGCGCAACTCTCTGTCGCCCGACAGGCCGAAATCGCTTGGCGGGCCTCAATCAACGAGGCCGTCGAAGATGTTCAGGTCGCGCAGTCCAACCTGTCGCGGGCTCGGCAGAGAGCGCAGTTGCTGAGAACCGCTGCCAGTGATTACCGCCGTGCACTGACATTGGCACAGGAAAACTATCGCAACGGCGCCATCACGCTTTTGAACCTACTGGAGACCGATCGAAACACCAATGCCGCAAGGATCTCGGCGGCTTCGGCTACGAATGAAGCGGCGCAGGCTTGGGCTACACTAAAGATCGCGACCGGATCGGGGGCGGCAGTCACTGGTCAGCCGAACAACTGA
- a CDS encoding efflux RND transporter permease subunit, with translation MARFFIHRPVFAWVLAIATMLLGAFSMTGLPISQYPDIAPTTVRISATYTGASAATVENSVTTVIEDGLTGLDGLTYMTSSSSEGAASVSLTFDDSIDPDMAQVQVQNKLQLVESQLPDAVTSRGVSVTRSTSSILMVGALVSEDDGHTSLELGDLLSSTIEDAVQRTAGVGSINVFGTEYAMRIWLNPEKLFQYQLTSADVTAAVSEQNTNVTVGSLGEQPVVKGQQFTVSLSAQSQLGSVEDFRNILLKTNADGSAIYLADVATIELAEEDYGSVSRFNGHPAAGFAVNLSTGANAVDTAEAVREVVGDLSSALPEGVVVEYPYDTSPFVEESIDQVYETLIEAIVLVFLVIFLFLQSWRATIIPTIAVPVVLLGTFGVLSAFGMSINTLSMFALVLAIGLLVDDAIVVVENVERVMEEEGLDAVAATEKSMGEISSALIGIVMVLSAVFLPMAFMDGSTGVIYKQFSITIISAMVLSLFVALILTPAMCAQLLKPNHDKKPLLPLRWFNGGLDRLTGGYASLVGRLSMRPFRMVVVLALVGFGAYWVYDRLPSSFLPTEDQGVLMTMIELPQGSTVQQTANTIEQIEQYLMTEETEMVDGVFANVGFSFGGSGQNYGMMFIRLKDYEERPGLDAADLMMRANGRFFQSRLGSIFVLQPPAIPGLGTSSGFAMYLVDQSGAGQEALSDAADQLVAAGLADGRVTNLRGNDAATEPSLKLRIDQQKAEALGVSLSSVNTMLATVFSGTYVNDFPLGNNLREVIVQGGADWRMQPDDIDHWYVRNDSSEMVPLSAFVSREWETITPKLSRYGGTRALELSGEAATGISSGDAMEVMEQLTADLDGSYASAWTGLSYQERLSGDQEAILYTISALVVFLCLAALYESWAVPLAVMLSVPVGILGALVTTWYFGQSNDVYFKVGLLTTIGLAARNAILIVEFAESLRAEGKALLEATVMAARQRLRPILMTSLAFGFGIMPLVLASGAGANAQKSIGTGMLGGIIFSAVIGIVMVPVFYVAVIRTTEIFRMRVEKAQ, from the coding sequence ATGGCGCGTTTCTTCATCCACCGTCCCGTTTTTGCTTGGGTTCTGGCGATTGCCACCATGTTGCTGGGCGCTTTCAGTATGACGGGTCTGCCGATCTCGCAGTATCCTGACATCGCCCCCACCACCGTTCGAATTTCCGCCACCTATACCGGGGCATCGGCCGCGACGGTGGAGAATTCGGTCACCACTGTCATCGAAGACGGGCTGACGGGGTTGGACGGGCTTACCTATATGACCTCATCCTCCAGCGAAGGTGCGGCGAGTGTATCGCTGACCTTTGATGACAGTATTGATCCTGACATGGCGCAGGTGCAGGTCCAGAACAAACTGCAACTGGTGGAATCCCAACTGCCTGACGCCGTGACAAGCCGGGGTGTCTCGGTCACCCGCTCGACCAGCTCGATCCTGATGGTCGGAGCGCTGGTCAGTGAAGACGACGGCCATACCTCGCTTGAACTGGGCGACCTGCTGAGCAGCACGATTGAAGACGCCGTGCAACGCACGGCGGGGGTGGGGTCGATCAATGTTTTCGGCACTGAGTACGCAATGCGCATTTGGTTGAACCCCGAAAAGCTGTTTCAATATCAACTGACCTCCGCTGATGTGACCGCAGCCGTATCCGAGCAGAACACAAACGTGACGGTCGGCAGTCTGGGTGAACAGCCGGTGGTGAAAGGCCAACAATTCACGGTATCTCTTTCGGCGCAGTCTCAGCTTGGATCGGTTGAGGACTTTCGAAACATCTTGCTGAAGACCAATGCAGACGGGTCGGCTATTTACCTTGCCGATGTCGCCACGATTGAGCTCGCCGAAGAGGACTACGGAAGTGTGAGCCGCTTTAATGGCCATCCGGCGGCGGGCTTTGCTGTGAACCTTTCCACTGGCGCCAATGCGGTGGATACCGCCGAAGCGGTGCGGGAAGTGGTGGGCGATCTGTCATCTGCGTTGCCAGAGGGCGTAGTGGTCGAATATCCCTATGACACCTCGCCCTTCGTCGAGGAATCCATCGACCAAGTCTATGAGACGTTGATCGAGGCGATTGTCCTCGTCTTTCTTGTCATCTTCCTTTTCTTGCAAAGCTGGCGGGCGACGATCATCCCGACCATCGCCGTGCCGGTGGTGTTGTTGGGCACCTTTGGCGTGCTGTCTGCCTTCGGCATGTCAATCAACACCCTTTCCATGTTCGCACTGGTCTTGGCCATTGGTCTGTTGGTCGATGACGCGATCGTTGTGGTGGAAAACGTCGAACGGGTGATGGAAGAAGAAGGGCTGGACGCCGTTGCTGCGACGGAGAAGAGCATGGGAGAGATTTCCTCGGCGCTGATCGGCATCGTGATGGTGCTTTCTGCGGTCTTCCTGCCGATGGCCTTTATGGATGGGTCGACGGGGGTCATCTACAAACAGTTTTCGATCACCATTATTTCGGCGATGGTGTTGTCGCTTTTCGTCGCTTTGATCCTCACGCCTGCGATGTGTGCGCAGCTTCTCAAACCGAACCATGATAAGAAACCTCTGCTGCCGCTGCGCTGGTTCAATGGCGGCCTTGACCGTCTGACAGGTGGCTATGCTTCGCTTGTCGGGCGGTTGTCCATGCGGCCTTTCCGTATGGTTGTGGTCTTGGCCCTTGTCGGATTTGGCGCCTATTGGGTCTACGACCGTCTGCCGTCGTCGTTCCTGCCGACCGAAGATCAGGGCGTCCTTATGACTATGATCGAACTGCCTCAAGGATCAACGGTCCAGCAAACGGCCAATACGATTGAGCAGATCGAGCAGTATTTGATGACCGAAGAGACCGAGATGGTTGATGGCGTCTTTGCCAACGTCGGGTTCAGTTTTGGGGGTTCTGGTCAGAACTACGGGATGATGTTCATCAGGCTCAAGGACTACGAAGAGCGCCCCGGGCTTGATGCGGCTGATCTGATGATGCGGGCCAATGGCAGGTTCTTCCAATCTCGTCTGGGCAGCATCTTTGTGCTTCAACCGCCTGCCATTCCGGGGCTGGGAACGTCTTCGGGCTTTGCAATGTACCTCGTCGATCAGTCGGGCGCGGGTCAGGAAGCATTGAGTGATGCCGCAGATCAACTGGTCGCGGCAGGGCTTGCTGACGGTCGCGTGACCAACCTGCGCGGCAACGACGCGGCGACGGAGCCTTCATTGAAGCTGCGTATCGACCAGCAAAAGGCCGAGGCTCTGGGCGTGTCTTTGTCGAGCGTGAACACCATGCTGGCGACTGTGTTCTCTGGCACCTATGTCAACGACTTCCCTCTGGGCAACAACCTGCGTGAGGTCATTGTACAGGGCGGTGCAGACTGGCGCATGCAGCCTGATGACATCGACCATTGGTATGTGCGCAACGACAGTTCGGAAATGGTGCCACTGTCGGCCTTTGTCAGCCGCGAATGGGAAACCATCACGCCCAAGCTGTCGCGCTATGGCGGCACCCGCGCGTTGGAGCTTTCTGGCGAAGCGGCAACGGGGATCAGTTCGGGCGACGCGATGGAGGTGATGGAACAGCTTACCGCTGATCTCGACGGGTCCTACGCTTCGGCTTGGACAGGGCTCAGCTATCAAGAACGGTTGTCCGGCGATCAAGAAGCCATTCTCTATACGATTTCGGCGCTGGTCGTTTTCCTCTGTCTCGCCGCCCTCTACGAAAGCTGGGCCGTGCCCCTTGCGGTAATGCTTTCGGTGCCCGTGGGCATTCTGGGGGCGCTGGTGACAACGTGGTATTTCGGACAGTCGAACGACGTCTATTTCAAAGTGGGCTTGCTGACCACGATCGGCCTCGCGGCGCGAAATGCCATTCTGATCGTTGAATTCGCGGAATCCCTACGGGCGGAAGGCAAAGCATTGCTGGAAGCCACCGTCATGGCAGCGCGCCAGCGTCTGCGTCCCATCTTGATGACATCCCTTGCCTTTGGGTTCGGGATCATGCCGCTGGTATTGGCATCCGGGGCTGGGGCCAATGCGCAAAAATCCATCGGGACGGGGATGCTCGGCGGGATCATCTTTTCGGCGGTCATCGGGATCGTGATGGTGCCGGTCTTCTACGTCGCAGTTATCCGAACCACAGAAATTTTCCGTATGCGAGTGGAGAAAGCTCAGTGA
- a CDS encoding efflux RND transporter periplasmic adaptor subunit: MKFRVWKMFGAAIALAGVASTVNAQGEPTDGLPDAGALEVGVIEMQMQEIPRIVTTPGRAVAFQDVEVRPRVGGVIEEILYTPGQLLEVGDPLFRVDDASYLAAVATARANLATAEANLPVMQAAYDRAEQLSGRGYTEAEVEAARASLAEAKATLDANKAAVAYADTELSWTTMTSPIAGRADVSTVSVGDLVTAGQTDALTSIVTSDPIYVDMMEASARILSVRSAIAEGDLQQNDTLEAKLTLENGDIYRGTGQLVTPGNNVSTSTGTVTIRFTFDNPHHIILPGMFVRGEIVLGTMQAYLVPQRAATRGNSGKLTAYVIGEDGKAEQVALEDDGTYQNAWIVREGLNDGDRLVVDGLSAIRAGQEVSPVAVTIDEDGISRDIAAPAAEE, from the coding sequence ATGAAATTCAGAGTTTGGAAGATGTTTGGCGCAGCGATTGCTTTGGCGGGGGTTGCTTCAACGGTAAACGCGCAAGGCGAACCAACCGATGGCTTGCCCGATGCAGGAGCGCTTGAGGTCGGCGTGATCGAAATGCAGATGCAGGAAATCCCGCGTATTGTTACGACACCGGGGCGGGCTGTTGCTTTTCAAGATGTTGAGGTGCGTCCGCGCGTCGGCGGCGTGATCGAGGAAATCCTCTATACGCCGGGGCAGTTGCTTGAAGTTGGTGATCCGCTTTTCCGGGTCGACGATGCCTCTTATCTTGCTGCTGTCGCGACAGCACGCGCTAACTTGGCCACTGCCGAAGCCAATCTGCCGGTGATGCAGGCGGCCTATGACCGCGCCGAACAACTCTCCGGACGCGGCTACACCGAAGCTGAGGTCGAAGCCGCCCGAGCCAGTCTGGCCGAAGCAAAGGCCACGCTGGATGCAAACAAGGCGGCGGTGGCGTATGCCGACACTGAGCTGTCGTGGACAACGATGACCAGCCCGATTGCTGGACGTGCCGATGTATCAACTGTTTCCGTGGGAGATTTGGTCACGGCAGGCCAAACCGACGCCCTAACGAGCATCGTCACCTCCGATCCGATCTATGTGGATATGATGGAGGCAAGCGCGCGTATCCTGTCGGTGCGCAGCGCCATTGCCGAGGGTGATCTGCAACAGAACGACACCCTTGAGGCGAAACTGACGCTCGAGAACGGCGATATCTATCGCGGCACAGGGCAGTTGGTTACGCCCGGCAACAATGTGTCGACCTCCACCGGAACCGTGACCATCCGTTTTACCTTTGACAACCCGCACCACATCATCCTTCCCGGCATGTTTGTGCGTGGGGAAATCGTGCTTGGCACGATGCAAGCCTACCTTGTTCCGCAGCGCGCAGCCACGCGAGGCAACTCAGGCAAACTGACCGCCTATGTGATCGGTGAAGACGGCAAGGCAGAGCAGGTGGCGCTCGAAGATGACGGGACCTATCAGAACGCATGGATCGTGCGTGAGGGGTTAAACGATGGGGACCGGCTTGTCGTGGATGGTCTTTCAGCCATTCGCGCGGGGCAAGAGGTAAGCCCCGTTGCAGTGACGATCGACGAGGATGGCATCTCTCGTGATATCGCTGCCCCCGCGGCGGAGGAGTGA